A genomic region of Dreissena polymorpha isolate Duluth1 chromosome 4, UMN_Dpol_1.0, whole genome shotgun sequence contains the following coding sequences:
- the LOC127878234 gene encoding putative uncharacterized protein DDB_G0282133, translating to MHLNAILVAIVAVTAVRSDHPMPAANDKAYHVGGSKLPVGVDVSQLGPTLTKKGSRQNRPVGGNNTVSGVIYVIENGPTTKGPNPSVKDPAQNYQQNKQYITSFLTQVAQSKPQQNLNTLAALNTIKSSSSYSQAKYESSNSDTNNQYMSGGNVAQTGQYNFKNDKVFTQDSSKYGTKKPNDSKKDEKKTSGPVDPTKPDLKTHDSTKDGPNRSGLGVQTATITIPYENKNNIPKPPAEPLTPITKTTDYTNDNGLKQYGPVDPTTQKTKTYDNNNNALKRDVKVDIKITSVTGTYDSKNNGPKPYGPVDASGSLSKPPTDKNINGPTSYGPVDPTGPIPKYDNNNNGGVDDIKNYQKSYGYNKQSSNTFEKTNSLVDPIQTYTKVNGYKDQINNNRQNLYKYLYQTFIKAYGTDNKNTNSVNSYDQVSTDNRGYEKTVYGENQNKDSQKSYGQVDPFKPDHTKNDNNNSGKKPNGPVDPRKPDTTTDLNKNYGQSSYGNVDNIKSIITTSDINSFGQTQYGPVDPVKPYAKTYDNNNNGQKQYGPVHPQNTDPTNYDNNNNGQRPHGREDSSKLDQKTNDSNNKGQKPYGPVDPLKPDTNKYDKNNNRQSSYGTVDQIKSVLTTYDNNNNGKKAYGPVDTIKPDTKTYDNNNNGQSSYRTVDQIKSVLKTYDNNNNGKKAYGPVDPLKPDQKTYDNNIGQKPYGPVDPVKPDQKTYDNNNNGQSSYGTVDQIKSVLITYDNKNNAQKPYGPVDPVKPDPTKYDNNNGQSSYGTLDLIKSALSTYTMDSYGQKPYGPVNPVNTDSKTYDNNNNGQKSYGTVDHMKPNPTKDDNNGQKPYGPVDPVKPDSQTYDNNNNGQSSYGTVDHLTSVLTTYNRNSYGKTQYGPMDPVKPVTKTYDNNNNGLKPYGPVDPIKPNPTNYDDNNGGKKPYGPVYPSKPDQTTYDNSKKSYETVDQTKSVLSTYDMNSYEQKPYGPVEPHKPDTTTYDNNNNGKNSYKPVEPVKLDPKTYDNNNNGQKPYGPVDPIKPDTKTYDYNNNGIKSYETVDLIKSALTTYDNNNNGQKPYGPVDPVKPDSTTYDNKNNGQKPYGPVDPVKPDTKTYENNKNGRKSYETVDYKKSVLTTYDNNNNGQKPYGPVDPTKPDPATYDNNNNGQKPYGPVDPVKPDSTTYDNNNNGQKPYGPVDPVKPDTKTYDNNNNDRKSYETVDYIKSAPKTYDNNNNGQKPYGPVDPSKPNPTTYDNNKIGQKPYGPVDPIKPDTKTYDNNNNGRKSYETVDDKKSVLTTYDNNNNGQKPNGPVDPVKPDSTTYDNNKNGQKLYGPVDPVKPDTKTYDNNNNGKKSYETVDYKKSVLTTYDNNNNGEKPYGPVDPSKPDPTTYDNNNNGQKPYGPVDSVKPDSTTYDNNNHGQKPYGPVDPVKPDTKTYDNNNNDIKSYQTVDYIKSALNTYDYNNNGQKPYGPVDPSKPNPTTYDNNKIGQKTYGPVDPIKPDTKMYDNNNNGRKSYETVDNKKYVLTTYDNINNGQKPYGPVDPVKPDSTTYDNKNGQKPYGPVDPVKPDSKTYDNNKNGQQPYGPVDPVKLDTKTYDNNNSGRKSYETVDYKKSVLTTYNNNGEKPYGPVDPSKPDPTTYDNNNNWQKPYVPVDPVKPDSTTYVNNNYGQKPHGPVDPVKPDTKTYDNNNNDRTSYETVDYIKSAIKTYDNNNNGQKPYGPVDPSKPNPTINDNNKIGQKPYGPVDPIKPDTKTYDNNNNGRKSYETVDDKKSVLTTFDNINNGQKPYGPVDAVKPDSTTYDNKNGLKPYGPVDPVKPDSKTYDNNKNGQQPYGPVDPVKPDTKTYDNNNSGRKSYETVGYKKSVLTTYSNNNNGEKPYGPVDPSKPDPTTNDNNNNGQKPYGPVDPVKPDSTIYDNNNYGQKPYGTVDPVKPDTKMYDINNNERKSYETVNYIKADLKTYDNNNNGQKPYGPVDPRKPNPTSYDNNKIGQKTYESVDPIKPDTKTYDNNNNGRKSYETVDLIKSVLTTYDSNNNGQKPYGPVYPVKSDSTTYDNKNGQKPYWPVDPVKPDTKTYDDNNNGRKSYETVDYVKSVLTTYDNNNHGQKPTGPVDSSKPDPITYDNNNNGPKPYRPVDPVKPESTTYDNNNYGQKQYGPVDPSKPHPTTYDNNRIGQKPYGPVDPIMPDTKTYDINNGQKPYGPFDPVKPDVTTYDNNNYGQKPYGPVDPVKPDIKTYDNNNNKRKSFETVDYIKSAQTTYDSNNNGQKPYGPVDPSKPHPTTYDNNKIGQKPYGPVDPVKPDSKAYDNNNVGMKPYGPVDTDKAGQTTYDNNKKSYETVDRIKSDLSTYDMNSYVQMPYGTVKPGKPDPTTYDNNNNGQKPYGPVDPVKPDTKTYDNNNGQKPYGPVDPVQPDTKTYDNNNNGQKTYQQLDPVKPDTKTYDNNNNGHNPYGPIYHVKPDINTYDNNKSGQKPYGPVDPVKPDIKTYDNNNNGRKSYEKVDYIKSVLTTNDNNNNGQRPYGLVDPSKPDHATYDNNNGGKNPYEPVDTSKPDLTTYDNNNNGQKPYAQAEQALRREIDPPFGSEHITSSSYGQTEHKPIVSNTLGHGDPIARLKSGSRHSKTEPSYVGGKQTGHQTLGAYDNFKPHVPYHDLTSTNKLGDTKESVPAQTYVSQSKTGDRAYATQTKSGSRHVNTDDHYQINNFINNYGTNQYEPREKHLPTHIVHNVLETKPRPVPKTSKAFTKADGQFHINRQKGLETGSTAQSSTKIQLPPVYNKPLVPASPSGANRKVHVPLVSTRQLCEAKCLELPSHPVCSVNDHYYENECLQLCSGEATACDGQCPCAPESVQAQQPTLLHVPSTDYAAPGIDIPPPPPVLVLLASGAKEQYVQSADSSNGVASGYAKSADNSNVGTSAYAQSADSSNGGTSGYAQSSDSSNGVASGYAQSADSSNGVESGYAQSADSSNGGTSAYAQSADSSNGVASDYAQSADSSNGGSSGHAQSADSSNGVASGYAQSADSSNGGSSGHAQSADSSNGVASGYAQSADSSNGGTSVVDIALSAGTIYKPDGKSGSDNDGNDGDS from the exons TGACTGCTGTCAGATCGGACCACCCAATGCCTGCTGCAAATGATAAGGCCTACCATGTCGGAGGCTCCAAGCTTCCAGTTGGGGTTGATGTGTCGCAATTAGGACCAACATTAACAAAGAAGGGCAGCCGCCAAAATAGACCAGTGGGCGGAAATAACACAGTTAGTGGCGTCATTTATGTCATCGAAAATGGGCCGACCACGAAGGGGCCCAACCCATCTGTTAAAGATCCGGCACAAAACTACCAGCAAAACAAACAGTATATAACGTCATTCTTAACACAGGTCGCACAATCAAAGCCACAACAGAACCTGAATACATTGGCAGCGTTAAATACTATCAAGAGCTCGAGCTCCTACTCACAAGCAAAGTACGAATCTTCTAACAGCGACACCAACAATCAGTATATGTCTGGAGGAAACGTCGCACAAACAGGACAGTACAACTTCAAAAATGACAAAGTGTTTACGCAAGATAGCTCCAAATATGGGACGAAAAAACCAAACGACAGCAAAAAAGATGAAAAGAAAACATCCGGGCCTGTGGATCCAACTAAGCCCGATCTAAAAACACACGATAGTACTAAAGATGGGCCGAACCGATCAGGACTAGGGGTTCAAACAGCAACAATAACTATACCATACgagaacaaaaacaatataccaaaACCACCAGCAGAACCATTAACACCAATAACGAAGACAACTGATTACACAAATGACAACGGACTAAAGCAATATGGACCAGTTGATCCaacaacacaaaaaacgaaaacatACGATAACAACAACAATGCGCTAAAGCGAGATGTGAAAgttgatataaaaataacatCAGTGACGGGAACATACGATAGCAAAAACAATGGTCCAAAGCCATATGGACCAGTAGATGCATCAGGGTCTTTATCTAAACCACCAACTGATAAAAACATCAACGGACCGACGTCATATGGACCAGTAGATCCAACAGGGCCAATACCAAaatacgacaacaacaacaatggtGGAGTAGATGACATTAAGAATTATCAAAAATCGTATGGATACAATAAACAAAGCAGCAACACTTTTGAGAAGACCAATTCACTGGTAGATCCAATTCAGACATATACAAAAGTAAATGGTTATAAggatcaaataaataataatagacAGAATCTATATAAATACTTATATCAAACGTTCATCAAAGCATACGGTACCGACAACAAAAACACCAACAGTGTTAACTCATACGATCAAGTAAGTACTGATAATCGAGGATATGAGAAAACAGTATACGGCGAAAACCAAAATAAAGACAGCCAGAAGTCATATGGACAAGTAGATCCCTTTAAGCCCGACCATACTAAGAACGATAACAACAATAGTGGAAAAAAGCCCAATGGACCAGTAGATCCAAGAAAACCCGATACGACAACGGACCTAAATAAAAACTATGGACAGAGTTCATACGGAAATGTAGATAATATAAAGTCAATCATCACAACGTCCGATATTAATAGTTTTGGACAGACGCAATATGGGCCAGTGGATCCGGTAAAGCCTTACGCCAAAACATACGATAACAACAACAACGGACAAAAGCAATATGGACCAGTACATCCTCAAAACACCGACCCAACAAACTACGATAACAACAACAATGGGCAAAGGCCACATGGACGAGAAGATTCTTCAAAGCTCGACCAAAAAACGAACGATAGCAATAACAAAGGACAGAAGCCATATGGACCAGTAGATCCTCTGAAACCCGACACAAACAAGTACGATAAAAACAATAATAGACAGAGTTCATATGGAACAGTAGATCAAATAAAGTCCGTCCTAACAACGTACGATAACAACAACAATGGGAAGAAGGCATATGGACCAGTAGATACAATAAAGCCCGACACTAAAACGTACGATAACAACAATAATGGACAGAGTTCATATAGAACAGTTGATCAAATAAAGTCCGTCCTAAAAACGTACGATAACAACAACAATGGGAAGAAGGCATATGGACCAGTAGATCCTTTAAAGCCCGACCAAAAAACGTACGATAACAACATTGGGCAGAAGCCGTATGGACCAGTAGATCCTGTAAAGCCAGACCAAAAAACGTACGATAACAACAATAACGGACAGAGTTCATATGGAACAGTAGATCAAATCAAGTCCGTCCTAATAACGTACGATAACAAAAACAATGCACAGAAGCCGTATGGACCTGTAGATCCTGTAAAACCCGACCCAACAAAATACGATAACAACAATGGCCAAAGTTCATATGGAACTCTAGATCTTATAAAGTCAGCATTATCAACGTACACTATGGACAGTTACGGACAAAAGCCATATGGGCCTGTCAATCCTGTAAACACCGACTCTAAAACGTACGATAACAACAACAATGGACAAAAATCATATGGGACAGTGGATCACATGAAGCCAAATCCAACTAAAGACGATAACAACGGACAGAAGCCATATGGCCCGGTTGATCCTGTTAAGCCCGACTCACAAACGTACGATAACAACAACAATGGACAGAGTTCATATGGAACAGTAGATCATTTAACATCGGTTCTCACTACGTACAATAGGAACAGTTATGGAAAGACGCAATATGGACCAATGGATCCTGTCAAGCCTGTTACAAAAACGTACGATAACAACAACAATGGACTAAAGCCATATGGACCAGTAGATCCTATTAAGCCCAACCCTACAAACTACGATGACAACAACGGAGGCAAGAAGCCATATGGACCAGTTTATCCAAGTAAACCCGATCAAACAACGTACGATAACAGCAAGAAGTCATATGAAACAGTTGATCAAACAAAATCCGTCCTGTCAACGTATGATATGAACAGTTATGAACAGAAGCCATATGGACCAGTAGAGCCTCACAAGCCCGATACAACAACGTACGATAACAACAACAACGGAAAGAATTCATATAAACCAGTAGAACCTGTAAAGCTTGACCCAAAAACGTATGATAACAACAACAATGGACAGAAGCCATATGGACCAGTAGATCCTATTAAGCCCGACACTAAAACGTACGATTACAACAATAATGGAATAAAATCCTATGAAACAGTAGATTTGATAAAGTCCGCACTTACAACGTACGATAACAACAACAATGGACAGAAACCATATGGGCCGGTAGATCCAGTAAAGCCCGATTCTACAACGTACGATAACAAGAACAATGGACAGAAGCCATATGGACCAGTAGATCCTGTAAAGCCCGACACTAAAACGTACGAAAACaacaaaaatggaagaaaatCCTATGAAACAGTAGATTATAAAAAGTCCGTCCTAACAACgtacgacaacaacaacaacggacAGAAGCCATATGGACCAGTAGATCCAACTAAACCTGATCCAGCGACGTACGATAACAACAACAATGGGCAGAAGCCATATGGGCCGGTTGATCCAGTAAAGCCCGATTCTACAACTTACGATAACAATAACAATGGACAGAAGCCATATGGGCCAGTAGATCCTGTAAAGCCCGACACTAAAACGTACGATAACAACAACAATGACAGAAAATCCTATGAAACAGTAGATTATATAAAGTCCGCCCCAAAAACGTACGATAACAATAACAATGGGCAGAAGCCATATGGACCAGTAGATCCAAGTAAACCTAATCCAACTACGTACGATAACAACAAGATTGGACAGAAGCCATACGGACCAGTAGATCCAATAAAGCCCGACACTAAAACGTACGATAACAACAACAATGGAAGAAAATCCTATGAAACAGTAGATGATAAAAAGTCCGTCCTAACAACGTACGATAACAACAACAATGGACAGAAGCCAAATGGGCCGGTCGATCCTGTAAAGCCTGATTCTACAACTTACGATAACAACAAAAATGGACAGAAGCTATATGGGCCAGTAGATCCTGTAAAGCCTGACACTAAAACGTACGATAACAACAACAACGGAAAAAAATCTTATGAAACTGTTGATTATAAAAAGTCCGTCCTAACAACgtacgacaacaacaacaatggagaGAAGCCATATGGACCAGTAGATCCAAGTAAACCTGATCCAACAACGTACGATAACAATAACAATGGGCAGAAGCCATATGGGCCGGTTGATTCTGTAAAGCCCGATTCTACAACTTACGATAACAACAACCATGGTCAAAAGCCATATGGGCCAGTAGATCCTGTAAAGCCCGACACTAAAACGTACGATAACAACAACAATGATATAAAATCCTATCAAACTGTAGATTATATAAAGTCCGCCCTAAACACGTACGATTACAACAACAATGGGCAGAAGCCATATGGGCCAGTAGATCCAAGTAAACCCAATCCAACAACGTATGATAACAACAAGATTGGACAGAAGACATACGGACCAGTAGATCCAATAAAGCCCGACACTAAAATGTACGATAACAACAACAATGGAAGAAAATCCTATGAAACAGTAGATAATAAAAAGTACGTCCTAACAACGTACGATAACATCAACAATGGACAGAAGCCATATGGGCCGGTAGATCCAGTAAAGCCCGATTCTACAACTTACGATAACAAAAATGGACAGAAGCCATATGGGCCGGTAGATCCTGTAAAGCCCGATTCTAAAACTTACGATAACAACAAAAATGGACAGCAGCCATATGGACCAGTAGATCCTGTAAAGCTCGACACTAAAACGTACGATAACAACAACAGCGGAAGAAAATCTTATGAAACAGTAGATTATAAAAAGTCCGTCCTAACAACGTACAACAACAATGGAGAGAAGCCATATGGCCCGGTAGATCCAAGTAAACCTGATCCAACAACGTACGATAACAACAACAATTGGCAGAAGCCATATGTGCCGGTTGATCCAGTAAAGCCCGATTCTACAACTTACGTTAACAACAACTATGGACAGAAGCCACATGGGCCAGTAGATCCTGTAAAGCCCGACACTAAAACGTACGATAACAACAACAATGACAGAACATCCTATGAAACTGTAGATTATATAAAGTCCGCCATAAAAACGTACGATAACAACAACAATGGGCAGAAGCCATATGGACCAGTAGATCCAAGTAAACCCAATCCAACAATTAACGATAACAACAAGATTGGACAGAAGCCATACGGACCAGTAGATCCAATAAAGCCCGACACTAAAACGTACGATAACAACAACAATGGAAGAAAATCCTATGAAACAGTAGATGATAAAAAGTCCGTCCTAACAACGTTCGATAACATCAACAATGGACAGAAGCCATATGGGCCGGTAGATGCAGTAAAGCCCGATTCTACAACTTACGATAACAAAAATGGACTGAAGCCATATGGGCCGGTAGATCCTGTAAAGCCCGATTCTAAAACTTACGATAACAACAAAAATGGACAGCAGCCATATGGACCAGTAGATCCTGTAAAGCCCGACACTAAAACGTACGATAACAACAACAGCGGAAGAAAATCTTATGAAACAGTAGGTTATAAAAAGTCCGTCCTAACAAcgtacagcaacaacaacaatggaGAGAAGCCATATGGCCCAGTAGATCCAAGTAAACCTGATCCAACAACGAACGATAACAACAACAATGGGCAGAAGCCATATGGGCCGGTTGATCCAGTAAAGCCCGATTCTACAATTTACGATAACAACAACTATGGACAGAAGCCATATGGGACAGTAGATCCTGTAAAGCCCGACACTAAAATGTACGATATCAACAACAATGAAAGAAAATCCTATGAAACAGTAAATTACATAAAGGCCGACCTAAAAACGTACGATAACAACAACAATGGGCAGAAGCCATATGGACCAGTAGATCCAAGAAAACCCAATCCAACTTCTTACGATAACAACAAGATCGGACAGAAGACATACGAATCAGTAGATCCAATTAAGCCCGACACTAAAACGTACGATAACAATAACAATGGACGAAAATCCTATGAAACAGTAGATTTGATAAAGTCCGTTTTAACAACGTACGATAGCAACAACAATGGACAGAAGCCATATGGGCCTGTATATCCAGTAAAGTCCGATTCTACAACTTACGATAACAAAAATGGACAGAAGCCATACTGGCCAGTAGATCCTGTAAAGCCCGACACTAAAACGTACGATGACAACAACAACGGAAGAAAATCCTATGAAACAGTAGATTATGTAAAGTCCGTCCTAACAACGTATGACAACAACAACCATGGACAGAAGCCAACTGGACCAGTAGATTCAAGTAAACCGGATCCAATAACGTACGATAACAACAACAATGGGCCGAAGCCATATAGGCCGGTTGATCCAGTAAAGCCCGAGTCTACAACTTATGATAACAACAACTATGGACAGAAGCAATATGGGCCAGTAGATCCAAGTAAACCCCATCCAACTACGTACGATAACAACAGGATTGGACAGAAGCCATACGGACCAGTAGATCCAATAATGCCCGACACTAAAACGTACGATATCAACAATGGACAAAAGCCATATGGGCCGTTTGATCCAGTAAAGCCCGATGTTACAACTTACGATAACAACAACTATGGACAGAAGCCATATGGGCCAGTAGATCCTGTAAAGCCCGACATTAAAACGTacgataacaacaacaataaaagaaaATCCTTTGAAACAGTAGATTATATAAAGTCCGCCCAAACAACGTACGATAGCAACAACAATGGGCAGAAGCCATATGGACCAGTTGATCCAAGTAAACCCCATCCAACTACGTACGATAACAACAAGATTGGACAGAAGCCATATGGACCAGTAGATCCTGTTAAGCCAGACTCTAAAGCGTACGATAACAACAACGTTGGCATGAAGCCATATGGACCAGTAGATACAGATAAAGCAGGTCAAACAACGTACGATAACAACAAGAAGTCGTATGAAACAGTTGATCGAATAAAATCCGACCTGTCAACGTATGATATGAATAGTTATGTACAAATGCCATATGGAACAGTAAAGCCTGGCAAGCCTGATCCAACAACGTACGATAACAACAACAATGGACAAAAGCCATATGGACCAGTTGATCCTGTAAAACCCGACACTAAAACGTACGATAACAACAATGGACAGAAGCCCTATGGACCAGTAGATCCTGTACAGCCCGACACTAAAACGTACGATAACAACAACAATGGACAGAAGACATATCAACAATTAGATCCTGTAAAGCCCGACACTAAAACGTACGATAACAACAACAATGGACATAATCCATATGGACCAATATATCATGTAAAGCCCGACATTAATACGTACGATAACAACAAAAGTGGACAGAAGCCATATGGACCAGTAGATCCTGTAAAACCCGACATTAAAACGTACGATAACAACAACAATGGAAGAAAATCCTATGAAAAAGTAGATTATATAAAGTCCGTCCTAACAACGAACGATAACAACAACAATGGACAGAGGCCATATGGACTAGTAGATCCAAGTAAACCCGATCATGCAACGTATGATAACAATAACGGTGGCAAGAATCCATATGAACCAGTTGATACAAGTAAACCCGACCTAACAACGTACGATAACAACAACAATGGACAGAAGCCATATGCACAAGCAGAACAAGCATTAAGGCGAGAAATAGATCCGCCATTTGGGTCAGAGCATATCACGTCTTCTTCATATGGTCAAACGGAACATAAACCTATTGTATCAAATACTCTCGGACACGGTGACCCTATTGCTCGCCTAAAGAGTGGATCTAGACACTCAAAAACTGAACCGTCATATGTCGGTGGAAAACAAACAGGGCATCAAACTCTCGGTGCATATGACAATTTTAAGCCACATGTACCTTACCATGACCTAACATCCACAAACAAGCTTGGCGACACTAAAGAGTCTGTTCCGGCCCAAACATACGTAAGCCAATCTAAGACAGGGGATCGTGCATACGCCACTCAAACAAAAAGCGGTTCGAGACATGTCAATACAGATGATCATTATCAGATTAATAATTTCATTAACAATTATGGAACAAATCAGTACGAACCTCGAGAGAAACACCTGCCTACTCATATCGTTCACAATGTTCTTGAAACAAAACCTAGACCGGTCCCCAAAACATCAAAAGCCTTTACCAAAGCCGACGGTCAGTTCCATATAAACAGACAAAAAGGACTAGAGACAGGCAGCACGGCCCAAAGCTCAACTAAAATACAACTCCCCCCTGTATACAACAAACCACTGGTACCAGCGTCTCCTTCCGGTGCTAATCGAAAGGTCCATGTACCTTTGGTTTCAACAAGACAGCTATGCGAGGCGAAATGCCTTGAGTTACCTTCTCATCCTGTGTGCTCAGTGAATGACCACTACTACGAAAACGAGTGTTTGCAACTATGCAG CGGTGAAGCGACGGCATGCGATGGCCAGTGTCCTTGTGCTCCAGAAAGCGTGCAAGCACAACAACCGACGTTGCTGCACGTTCCATCCACCGATTACGCCGCCCCTGGTATCGACATTCCGCCACCTCCTCCGGTATTAGTTTTACTGGCAAGTGGCGCCAAGGAGCAATATGTACAATCTGCTGATAGCTCTAACGGAGTGGCGAGCGGTTATGCAAAATCTGCTGATAACTCTAATGTCGGGACGAGCGCTTATGCACAATCTGCTGATAGCTCAAACGGAGGGACGAGCGGTTATGCACAATCTTCTGATAGCTCTAATGGCGTGGCGAGCGGTTATGCACAATCTGCTGATAGCTCTAATGGCGTGGAGAGCGGTTATGCACAATCTGCTGATAGCTCTAACGGAGGGACGAGCGCTTATGCACAATCTGCTGATAGCTCTAATGGCGTGGCGAGCGATTATGCACAATCTGCTGATAGCTCCAACGGCGGGTCGAGCGGTCACGCACAATCTGCTGATAGCTCTAATGGCGTGGCGAGCGGTTATGCACAATCTGCTGATAGCTCTAACGGCGGGTCGAGCGGTCATGCACAATCTGCTGATAGCTCTAATGGCGTGGCGAGCGGTTATGCACAATCTGCTGATAGCTCCAACGGCGGGACGAGCGTTGTTGACATAGCGTTATCCGCTGGCACAATATACAAACCGGATGGGAAGTCAGGATCCGACAACGATGGAAATGATGGCGATTCTTAA